CGAATCAGCGTCTTTCAGAGGACGATCGCCAACAAATTAACCGTGTGTTTGACAATATTCAAACGGCTCAAATCAAGATTGTTGATTCCTGACCAACTAGCATGGTAGTTAGTCACCGTCAGCCTGCCCAAGGCGTTGCTCAATGGCTAGTCCTATGGCAATGAACAGTACCGTTAACCCTTGGATAGCATAGACAATGGTGACAGGTACTCCAGCACTGCGTTGCATAACGTTAGCACCACCATTCAAGGCAGCAAAAAATAGCGATGTGAGGATCACGCCAATAACACTACCTCGACTGAGAAAGGCAATCGCAATTGCATCGAACCCATAACCCGGCGAAAATTTTTCAAACAGACGATGCTTGAGTCCCATGACCTCACCCGCACCTGCTAGTCCTGCTAGTCCACCTGCTAGGGTTAGGGCCAGTACGATTGTCCGCGCAACTGAAATTCCCGCATAACGAGCAGCCGTTGGATTGCGACCCACAACATCAATTTGGTAGCCTAAGGCAGATTTTTGCAAACCAATCCAGAGGACGATCGCTGCCACGAGACCTAATATCACCCCAGCATGGGCTTGGCTCTGGGGCAAGATAATGGGCAACCATGCCGACGGTGCCAACAACGGACTAAAGGGACTAGGAGCCTTGGGTTCCATCAGTGGGCCTTGCACCAGATAGCTAATCAGATTCAACCCGATGTAATTTAGTAACAAGGTTGTAATCACTTCATTGACACCCCGCACGGCCTTCAGATATCCCGGTATAAATCCCCAGATGGCACCAAACAGAAAACCAGTTACCAGAGCCAGCGGCAGGTGAATGATAGTGGGTAATCCCTTTACGTAAAGCCCTACAAGAGCACTTCCCAGCCCCCCCAGATAGATTTGTCCTTCACCACCAATGTTGAACTGCCCAGCCCGGAGGGCCACTAGCACCCCTAAGCTACTAAACAAGAGTGGCGATAGCTTGGTTAGAGTGTTGCCTAGACCGTAGTAGTTGAACAATGATTCGGTAAAGAGGATGCCATAGGCTCGAAGGGGATTCACGCCTACCAAGCTGATTAGCCCAGCTCCAACCAAGAGCGCTGCTAAAATTGCTACCAAGGGTGTGAAAAGCGATCGGCCCTTGACCAATATAGTCATGATGCCCATGGAATGAGATGATTTGGGGATGAAAACCATAGGGGAACGAAGTTATCAAGAACATTAGACTAGCATTAGGGCATTGGTGACTGGCGGCAACAGCACCTTTCTGCGGGGATTAGGCCAAGGGTAGCCCGTTGTCACGGGTTTGCAGACAATCTAGAAATGCCTGCGCTTCTGGCTCAGGTGAGGCTAAAAACTCCTCTGGCGTACCCAATACGATCAGTTGACCGTTGTGCATCAGGCCAATACGAGTAGCTAGGCGAAAGG
Above is a genomic segment from Cyanobacteriota bacterium containing:
- a CDS encoding ABC transporter permease; the encoded protein is MTILVKGRSLFTPLVAILAALLVGAGLISLVGVNPLRAYGILFTESLFNYYGLGNTLTKLSPLLFSSLGVLVALRAGQFNIGGEGQIYLGGLGSALVGLYVKGLPTIIHLPLALVTGFLFGAIWGFIPGYLKAVRGVNEVITTLLLNYIGLNLISYLVQGPLMEPKAPSPFSPLLAPSAWLPIILPQSQAHAGVILGLVAAIVLWIGLQKSALGYQIDVVGRNPTAARYAGISVARTIVLALTLAGGLAGLAGAGEVMGLKHRLFEKFSPGYGFDAIAIAFLSRGSVIGVILTSLFFAALNGGANVMQRSAGVPVTIVYAIQGLTVLFIAIGLAIEQRLGQADGD